The genomic DNA CTGCAGAGAGCCCGCAGCTGGGGCGGTCAAAGCGGAATTGGGGCGCAAAACCAGAGTTACAACTCGCGGATTGCGAGCAGTCTGGTGCATGAGAACGTTACTAAATCCCTTCAAGTATGGATTTTATTCATTCCAACTGTTCTCGCACAAATTACTACGCAGGCTGGTTGTACTTCCAATCCTGGCGCTCGGCATAATCACTCCACTTCTGTGGAATCAGGGGTGGATATATCAAGCGGCGACGATATTGGAAATTTTATTTATTGGTCTGGCTGTAGCCGGTTGTGTCGCTTCGATGACCAGGAGAAAGCCTCCTAGGTTGATGTCGCTTCCATTCTATTTCTGCATGATCAATGTCGCCGTATTAATGGCAATCATGAATTTATTACGCGGCCATCAGGTCACTCTCTGGAACCCGCATCGTGGCGGATTGACAACTCCCACGAGTTAATTTTCAGGCCACATTGAGATTTCACTTTTCGCTCTATTTAGAATTTCCAATGAGTACATTCCAACAGACAACACCATTCGACACGAAAACCGGCTTCATCGTCGGCTTAGTCGCAATTGTCTCCATCGGAATGGGTGGGTTGCTCTTAATCTCCCCGAAATTGGCGGCTGGATTATTTATTGCGGTCATTGCTGCCGCTTTGATCTGGCGGTCCGTGAACGTCGCAACCTATCTAGTCTTTTTTTGTGTATATTCCAACCTCGCAGCAGTCGCAGTGAGATTCCATGGTGTTCCAGCAATAGCTGCCCATGCTGTTGTGGGGTTACTGATTATTCCCCTGTTGTATTTTATCGTACTGCGTCGTCAGCCGATTATTCTCGGACGCTCGTTTATATGGATCGCCCTCCTCACGCTCTCTCAGTTTCTGGGGGCATTATTTGCTAAGCAGCCTCAATTGGCGTGGGTTGAATTCAATTCCTTTCTACTGGAAGGCCTGCTGCTCTATCTTCTCGTCGTCAATGTCATTCGAGATAAATCAACGTTAAGAAATGTTACATGGTCGTTACTGGTTGCGGGATTAATCTCGGGGGGGATTCCACTGTTCCAGCAGTTGAGTGGGACGTTTGAAAACAATTACGGTGGACTGGCTCAAACCGGTGATGAACCTGGCTTCACCACAGACGATGATGAAGTCGAACAAATGAGACTTTCCGGTCCCATTGGCGAAAAAAACCGTTACGCGCAGATTATGCTCATGCTGGTTCCACTCGCGTTATTCCGTATCCGTGACGAACGAGGTCTTTTACGATTGCTAGCCACGATAGCCCTCCTTTGTGCAGTCTCTGGCGTCTTTCTGGCATTTTCAAGAAGCACAATTTTGTGTGCAGGGTTTATTATTGTTCTGGCAGCCATCTTAAGGCACGTCAATCGATTCAAAGTTGCAGTGGTTGGTGCCCTTCTCTTTGCGGGTTTAATGGCGACCCCCCAGTATCGCACACGTCTTTCGAGTCTGTTGGATCTGAAATCTTTATTGATGTCAGGAAAACATTCCGAAGCGGATGGCGCTCTCAAGGGACGAGCCACGGAAATGGGAGCAGCTTTACTTGTGTTTCGGGATCATCCTCTGATTGGAGTTGGACCTGGTCAGTTCAAATACTATTCGCGGGAATATGGAGAACGAATCGGCATCCGTGCGCTTGATCCAGAACGACAGGCCCATTGTTTACCATTGGATGTTGCTGCCGAGAATGGTCTACTCGGGTTGACAGGACTGCTGGGGCTTTTCGTAACACTTGGAGTCGGGTTGTATCGTCAAACAGAAGAAGACGTTGGCGAACTCTCTGGTCTGAAAATGGCAGTATTCTACATGTTGCTGGTTTATGGCATTACTGGATTGTTTCTGCACTTTGCCTACATTCGTTACTTCTGGTTGATGGTCGGAATAGCCGAAGCGAGTCTGAGAATTAAATCGCTCAATCCCTCGATGATAAAAATGCCCATTTCCGATTCGCCTAAGTTTGAGCATGAGGGTATTTGATGGAAGTTCAACTAAAACATCCCGACAATTTATCAGAGCAGGAACTCTCCCTGTGGCGATCACTCACGCATCAACCACAATTCTCTTCACCATTCTTACACCCTGCTTACACTCAGTCCATTGCGAAATTTCGACGCCAGATCGAGGTGGCAGTCTTTACAGAAGATAGCCAGCCTACTGGATATTTGCCCTTTGAAAGACATGACGGAAAAGTTGGAAGACCCCTGGGCATCAAACTCGCAGATTTTCAGGGTTGTATTTCACAAGAACCGATTCAATTCGATCAACCGGGATTGCTCAAGCGATTGAATCTCTCACAGATTCATTTTGATCATCTTGTCCATGCAGAAATTCCAACAGAATCCATTCTCAGTCAAAGCGATTCCCCCTACATGGATCTGAGTCACGGTTATCAGGAATATCTGACCGCACGACGTGAATCGGGGAATCGATCCTTGTCCCAGGTCCTTCGTAAAGAACGCAAAATGGAACGTGAAGTTGGGCCGATCACGTTTCAATGGCAGGACATGGACGAACATGCGATGCATTCACTATTCGAATGGAAGTCGGCCCAACGGCAAGCCACAAACACAGCAGATATTCTGGAATTTGAGTGGGTGAAGAACTTTCTGAAACATCTCCATCAAACTGAACAATCAGGAATGAATGGGGCACTCTCGACACTGCGAATCCATGATCGTGTTGTGGCGGTTCATTTCGGGATGTTCACGAATAATTGCCTGCATTATTGGTTCCCTACATACGATTACGAATTTCACAAATACTCACCCGGCTTGATTCTCCTGCTCCGAATGGCAGAGCAATGTGCCGAGTTGGGGATTTCGCGACTCGATCTGGGCAAAGGAAACGATTCCTATAAAGACAGTCTCGCGAGTGGTGCGGTTTCAGTAGCAGAGGCGTGTTATGACCGCAGTTCAACCAGAAGGTTTATCCGTCGTTCTTTACTTCACGCAAAACAGTGGGTGAAACAATCACGTTTCAAATCGACTTTGCAGAAACCGAAAAAACTGATACGCCAGTGGCAAAATAAATCCACAATGGGGGCCTCATGATTACTTATTTCAATTATCCAATTCAAGAATTCCCCCATGGCTACTGGGAACGCTGGAGCGATATTCTGGATGAACATCCTGAATTAAACACACCTTTCCTGCGTCCAGAATTCACTCAACTCGTTGCATTGGCACGCGATGATGTCGAGATCGCAGTCATTGATGAGGATGGAATCCCCGTTGGATTCTTTCCGTATCAGCGGCACAACCACGTTGCAAATTCACCAGTTGGACGACTCTCTGAATCTCACGGAGCCATCATCGATCCCCAAATCGAGTGGAATCCCATTGAGATGTTTAAAGCCTGCGGGATTCAATCCTGGCATTTCGATCATCTTCCTGTAAGCCAGACTACCTTTTCCCGCTATCAATGGGGAACGAAGTTAAGTCCCTATGTCAACCTCTCCCAGGGTTACGAACAGTATCGCATTGAACAGCGAGCCAAGGGATCTTTCCTGTCCCAGTCAGAAAGAAAACTTCGCAAGCTGGAACGCGAGCAGGGTGAACTTCGATTTGAGTGGCACAGTACAGATCCCCATGTGCTGCAAAAACTGATCGAATGGAAATGGGCTCAGCACCGTCGAACAAACGTGCTCGAGATCTTTCAGCACCAGTGGGTTCAGGATTTATTGAGAACATTTGCTGAATCTCACTTTGAGAAGTTTTCTGCTCCTCTTAGTGCCATGTATGCAGGCGATCAGCTTGTTGCGGTTCATCTTGGATTGATGTCTCCGACAAACTTGCATCTCTGGTTTCCTGCATACGATATGGAATTCCAGAAATACTCTCCCGGTATCTCTCACATGCTCAAACTGTTCGAGGCTGGTTGCGAGAGAGGAATCACGCGAGTCGATTTTGGCCCAGGTTCCGAGAGATACAAGCAGGATCTCAAATCAAACGATGCAACCATTGCAGAAGGGATGGTGAATCGGAACGGACTAGTATCCAGGTCACGTGGATTATGGTATCAAACGAAAAAATCCCTACGAAATTCACAATACAGTACCGTTCTGGAAAAGCCACTGGATATGACAAAGCAATTCCGACAATGGCTGGCGTTTCGATAAATGGCAGCCTTGTTGTTTGTCACAACGGTCTGATATTTTCTGCCTGAGTTCCCAGTGATCAGAGAGTTTAACAATTGGAACTTGGCTGATCACTCAATCGTCTGCAGTGTTCAGGAAATCGGTCTCGAATTTCAGTACGTACTAACCCATTTTTTAAGACCGTGCGTCTCTGAAAGTCTCTGCCGGTCCAGCGAGATTATTTTCGAAAAGTAGATGGTTAAGTTGATGTTGACTGCACTATCGATTGATCATCAACATTCTAAATGTCTGATTAGAAAAGGTCGTTGCGGAGTGAGTAAAATGTCGTTGGTATTGCTAATCAGTCGTTGA from Rubinisphaera italica includes the following:
- a CDS encoding O-antigen ligase family protein → MSTFQQTTPFDTKTGFIVGLVAIVSIGMGGLLLISPKLAAGLFIAVIAAALIWRSVNVATYLVFFCVYSNLAAVAVRFHGVPAIAAHAVVGLLIIPLLYFIVLRRQPIILGRSFIWIALLTLSQFLGALFAKQPQLAWVEFNSFLLEGLLLYLLVVNVIRDKSTLRNVTWSLLVAGLISGGIPLFQQLSGTFENNYGGLAQTGDEPGFTTDDDEVEQMRLSGPIGEKNRYAQIMLMLVPLALFRIRDERGLLRLLATIALLCAVSGVFLAFSRSTILCAGFIIVLAAILRHVNRFKVAVVGALLFAGLMATPQYRTRLSSLLDLKSLLMSGKHSEADGALKGRATEMGAALLVFRDHPLIGVGPGQFKYYSREYGERIGIRALDPERQAHCLPLDVAAENGLLGLTGLLGLFVTLGVGLYRQTEEDVGELSGLKMAVFYMLLVYGITGLFLHFAYIRYFWLMVGIAEASLRIKSLNPSMIKMPISDSPKFEHEGI
- a CDS encoding GNAT family N-acetyltransferase; translation: MEVQLKHPDNLSEQELSLWRSLTHQPQFSSPFLHPAYTQSIAKFRRQIEVAVFTEDSQPTGYLPFERHDGKVGRPLGIKLADFQGCISQEPIQFDQPGLLKRLNLSQIHFDHLVHAEIPTESILSQSDSPYMDLSHGYQEYLTARRESGNRSLSQVLRKERKMEREVGPITFQWQDMDEHAMHSLFEWKSAQRQATNTADILEFEWVKNFLKHLHQTEQSGMNGALSTLRIHDRVVAVHFGMFTNNCLHYWFPTYDYEFHKYSPGLILLLRMAEQCAELGISRLDLGKGNDSYKDSLASGAVSVAEACYDRSSTRRFIRRSLLHAKQWVKQSRFKSTLQKPKKLIRQWQNKSTMGAS
- a CDS encoding GNAT family N-acetyltransferase, producing MITYFNYPIQEFPHGYWERWSDILDEHPELNTPFLRPEFTQLVALARDDVEIAVIDEDGIPVGFFPYQRHNHVANSPVGRLSESHGAIIDPQIEWNPIEMFKACGIQSWHFDHLPVSQTTFSRYQWGTKLSPYVNLSQGYEQYRIEQRAKGSFLSQSERKLRKLEREQGELRFEWHSTDPHVLQKLIEWKWAQHRRTNVLEIFQHQWVQDLLRTFAESHFEKFSAPLSAMYAGDQLVAVHLGLMSPTNLHLWFPAYDMEFQKYSPGISHMLKLFEAGCERGITRVDFGPGSERYKQDLKSNDATIAEGMVNRNGLVSRSRGLWYQTKKSLRNSQYSTVLEKPLDMTKQFRQWLAFR